CTTCagtttttatattaatccAAGAACCATCACAAGATTTGTGtaaaagaattaaattCCCTTCATAAGGAACgattactatatacttatcATCACCATCGTAGAATAATACTAGATGTGAACAATCATTCTTGTTACAAGATTCCCAAATAACAAAGTCACCCtgttgtattttatttacataattcCCGGTACATAAAGCATATTCTTTATAATCATTTCTgctaaaatatgaatatttgTCACTTTTGTCTTCATTGTTAATATCCAAGACTATTAGTTCTGAAAATTGTGGATcattcaaaattttattgtcATCATACTcagttaatttacataaattataattaatctttgacattataaaatttaatgttaattatataattaaaacatATAATGGTTTTCATTTATAGATCTATTAAATATACTCTTAATATAGTACATACAAGTTGTTTCATGATCATATTTTGTATTAACACtttttaatgtattaatttattattcaacTTATTACTGTGATATAATGTGATCCTGTATCTTATTGAATGATATTTTTTGAATTAAATGTTTAACTAAAGTTTTAAACACATAACGAGTTAtatgaattattttaatgttaatatatTGTAACGACATTAATTGTATTGGAGGTTGAATCGTATGAAATAACGTCTTTAACACCGTCGATATTGGTACCTGAATATGTGTCAACACTACTGTTCAGATACCACAGTTTACTATTGTACATTTACGGCTAAGTCCATGAGTTTTAACAAAAGAATCCGAACTAGAATCACCCAAACATATCTAAATCGACATTTGTATGACTGAAAATTATATGCGATTGCTAATTACGGAATTTGAACTTACCAGATCAGGTAAAGGGTGTAGGAGTAAACTTGAATCATGACTTAGTACAGTTGATAGACCAGGCTTATTAGGCAATAAATGACTCTGACCAACTATTGTCTCAACCAActacaataataaaaatgaatttgaaaaattaccaTATCTGAGAGGTCTTTACTGTTGGCTGAATAATTTGAAGTCGTAATAATTGAGTCGAGGAGAAGATGACTCAGGATATCATGCCTGAAAAAGATCATCCTTCTGCCCCAATGCCTTATTCTACACGGGTTAGTGGCCATTATAACACGTCCTTTACACTCAGGCCTAGAACTTTCCAACCTCTCTACAAACATCAACATatttaaagaatttaaCCGTTTTCTGctatataaaatgatatataaCCGTGTTTTGTGTACAACTAAGAAATAATACCTTTGAAACGGTTGGTAGCAAAACTTAAGAGTGGATTTCTTGGAACTCGTTCTGTACAAATTGGGTAAACTTATTGACATACGTCTACACAAAGTAGCGTCCTTAGGCCCCGGAACGAAAACCATGTAACAGCCTGAACAATACAAGTTAAGtcatataatttaaattttaataagttcaatgtgtaaaaatgtacTTGCCAAGATCATTATGAATTTGGGTTTAGTGAGTACTTTGAAAAGTGCCTCGAATCCTGATGAGTACGATTCGTACGAGTTTGTATTTGACTTAAGTTCAAAAGTGTCTGTCCAGTTGCGATAGTGATCGAAGTTATACTCAGATGAGTTGAAGTTTCCCATAAATATGAAGCCGGCTGGTAACTGTTGCTTTGAATAATTATCCATCAACGctatattaaaattaatgtaatcCTAAgaagttaatttaaaaactatttaactctatattatttaaaatacaattGAAAAGTCGTtcaatttgtttaatattatctgAATTGTCCAGATGTAGGTCGGTAATGACAAGCCAATTAGAGGACATATTCTTTatagataaaatattcGGTAATTCATTGAAGGTTACCTACACgttatagtatttaaataatgttattattttttaaacacaCCAGCTCCATTGGATTATGATTGCCACCGAACAGGTTTAGGTGAGAAACATCATCTTTACGTGTGAGTGGAGGGTGTGTCAAGCCTCTTACTTCAAATACATTCtgattaatatttataataagttaaaattacctcCAAGGGTATCATCACACCGTATATTATAACAACTTGCCCATAACAGTATATTCCAGTAGTTATTTTagactaaaattaatttttcaaaactTGATAACAAAaccataatatataaaatttcataaaataactCTATAAATCATTGTATATCATACTTCAGGTgcgattttaatttttaactcaACTAAGGAGCCTTGAATACAAAGATCACCGTATTTAGACTTGGATAAGTTCCCAATCAACAATTGAACACCTAAACATAACTTAAAACTTAATCATACTAATAACACGTAATAGaatagttaaaaaataacctTCAGAACTGAACGATACTGAATCGACGCTAACTGCCATAAGATAAGAATGCGATTCAATCCCAATCcattcattaaaattatatccCCGGCACCTCTAGAATGTTATTATAAACTCCATAAGCCACTATTTATACTTACAAACCTCCAGTAATAGCTGATAGCGTACTGAACAGATTTGGTCGATTGGATCTGCATGTGTTTCCTTATCGTAATCATCGCTATTGAATGAAGAAAGAAATTTCTATAAACGGaattaatatatgtaaaatacctGCTTTTTTGTAGAATAATACACTTTAGGAACGTCTTTAAATGcgttatatatataaactcCGTTATTATTGAACTTATTCACGAAAGTATTCTCGAGTACGTATGggaatttattattaatcagttgaataaaattattttgtgCGATGTACAATTCAGAATTTGTAATCTCATTGATTATAGAATCGATTTCCTGAGTCTCTATTGACgataatttagtgttataAAGGCTCAACACTAGGTGATTCCATACCCTGGAATCAACATACACATCTTCACCAAATTgtactaaaaaataatcaaaaattcaaatgaaaaatactaaatttttatgagtcaaaattaaatcataaattaattaataatatagaaTTTGTTACTTGAATAGAATGTCGGAGAAACTGAAATGATTTTGTCAGAGAGATGCTGTAAAATGTCTTCAGAAACTCGTAAGCTAATTccatatttaattaaatttgaaacGATTAAATGTGCGTTTGTCTTCCTGGAAACGAAGTCTACATGCGGCTGGTGATCACCAACTTCATCGTATATTATTGGAGAGTCTTCATACTGGGTAAACAAGACTTCCATAACgattatttatataaattaaaaaaatgatatggaattaaaaataatcacTAAATTCAATACATTACACCCAATAATACATATGATACACATAACATGTATTAACTGGTAAAAGTAAGGAATATtgacaaaattaaaaaactaGTTAACAAGTGATttgatataatttttaacagtTTCCAAAAGCTCCAAATTATCATGTGAGTACTTTTCCACCAACCTGGTCAACGAATCAACATCATGGtatattatctttattGCTGATTTCGGGAGCCTATTATCCCTgcttttatattttattatgtaGAAGATTGTCTTGATAAAGGCGTCAAAGAAGTTGTTGTATGCGAACTGGATATAATACTGCGGTATTTTATCAATGAAGAGGAAGATGCTCTCTGGGAACTTTTCCACAATATCTTGAATCCTGTATCCGTTACTGACTTCTGGCGTGTATAGGTTATAGAAAATATGATGTTTGAAATCCACCAGTACCATTTTCCACATAACTACCGTGATGGTGTCCATGATCAGCTGCTTGGATTCACGCTTAAGGATCCTCTGTGACGCGAAGATGAGTGATGACAGTGACTTTGAGTGTGGGATTTCAAGCAATTGGTGTGGCTCAATGAAGAAAAACCGGTCCACATTCGAGACCACTGAAGTTCCTATAGCGTTATGCACATACGAATACTCCGGGTCCCTCTGCCTAATCTGGTTATAGTAGAATCCGAATATATCCTCAGGCACCTTAATTAGGTTATTTGAGAGGTAATCCATGTTTGCAATGCGTGTAAGGTCCTCAAGTACGGACTTCGATTTAAAGTTGTTACTGTACTTATCAATCAGGCTAACAATGCTTGAGAATGAGGAATTTTTAGGTGACTTGGCTCCAATTGTGTTCTTCAGCCTCTTCCACAATGTCTTCTTAGTTTTCTTTTCATCTTCTCCCACCTCAGCTCCAGCTCCAAGTCCTATTACatattgaaaatattaatactacCAGTTTCTATATATCATTAAATACTAAAGTATGGGGGTTTAATTGATCTTGtggtatatattaaatgtataaaGGTTATACCTGATGGGATCCCTTCGATGATGTTGGCATGTATATTGTAGAGATTACTGAGTTTGTAGAACTTCAGAAGCGCCTTATTGTAACACCTGAGCGAGTTTTCGCATGCGCTTGTGAACGGCAGTATGAGCCATTCAACTGGGGGTGAGAGGTGAAACGACGCCTTCAGAGATGCGTTAAGCACCGTGACCAAGTTTACTACACCTTGGGTGTACATGTTCGCACTGCTAATTCTCTTCCACTCCTCGTTATCCACAGAAGAATCTACCATGTCTGACATTGAAACGAACTTGTGTTCTAGAGCCCTGCTCAGGTTATCCTTTATGAGTTTTAAGAACTCGACGTATCCACTCACCCTATGGTTAGAGTTTTTGTAGCAGAAGAACATGCAGTTCAATAGCCTCTGCTCCTGCTGGACTGGGTCACTTACGGGTGCCCTCACTATATAACTAGAGTCGAATTCTCGCTGTAACACCATCAGCTTTCTGAACTCCGGCATTACCATctcattattaattttaaggtTCTCATACAGTGTTTTGTAGTGCAATATGCTGCAGTTTGAGAGGAGAGACGCGAACTCTCCGAAATGGAGGAAGCCGTTCCAGATATTACTCGATACTGTGCACTGGTACCTCAACATCTGCAGCATCTCCTCGGTAATCAGGGGAATCAAGCCGTTATTGTCCAGCGATGGATCACTCGTTTCCCTTACACGTTCCACGCACTCATTAACGAATATCTTTGAATTTTGATTCACGATGTATCTACAACATTTTAtcaacactatttatagtGATGCTATATGATGCCAAGTGTCTATCaacataaatatacttatatatatagttgTTATGGGAAAAAGGATCTAACCTGAAAATGTTAACCATATTGCAGCATGACTTGTCAGTATCATCATCTGATTCAAACAGTGAAAGGTTGGGAATATGATCTGACAGCCTTGGGTAGAGAGCTCTGAACAGGATCACGAAAACTGAAAGGACGTAGAAGAGTCCGTCGGATTCTACGAATCGTGAGAACTCACACAAGCACTTGAACAACTCATTCTTAAAGTTCACACAGGCCAACCTCAGGGATAATATTGTCATTACGGTCCTCTCTATTGAGGATGGTGTCAGTAGGGAATAGTCATAATTGTACTTTACATCAACTGAACCTCTATTTACAGAGTTTGACGATCCGACTACAGAGTAGGTTGATTTGGCCGATGATGGGCCAATCTTAGCTCCACTACTAATTATGTTAGGAGCATCATTGCCTGATATAATTGCAAAGAGAGTTGGGGACTGATAATTAATCAACTGCGAGATTATAAAGTGGACCTTAGTGTATGGGTCATTTGAATCCATCGTCTTCATCTGTGTTAGTACTGACTTTGAGAGGTCATTAATACTGGACAGAGTAATGAGCTCAATGCAGCTTTTATCATGAAACGTGTAGTTGGGGAGCAAATCCTCTGGAGTAAAGTTTCCTCctattttatatttgaaTATGTCAAAAAGAAGATATGAATCCAGTTCAGACAATCCAACTGGCAAATAGTGCACATTTGTGGGCATCTGCAACAGTATATACAACTGCTTAGCAACACTTTCTGTTATCTTAAACTTCAACCTCGCCATTGCTCTTAACCGTTCTTTTATTCCTGTGCTTGATAGTCTAAGCCTCTTGAAAATCTCGGATTCATCATCTAAATTGGTGGTTTGTGTAGTGTATTCTACTGAGGGATCTCTTGTTGCTGGAGAGGTGACTCCCTCCAGAGAATCTGGATCTGACGgtgtattaattttataaaaccACAGTGATGAAGCGGCCATGATTGCGTGTGAGATAAGAGGGATTTGGTTTTTAAAGTTGCTGTTTTCATTGTCCGTAACAGTGTGCTTGAGGAGGTTAAAGTTGGGCAAAATCCCAGTCTGCATAAAGGAAGAAAGGTATAGAATGATTTGAAAGCGCTGCGGGAAGTCTGACATTGCAATATCATCACAGCTCAAGTACTTGTGAAGATAACTGCAGATTAAGAGCACCACCGGCTCCTCAATGCTAAAACTCTTTGATAACACTACTTCATCTACTCGATGATTAAAGTACTTGTTCCATTCATTATTCGTCTTCAAATCTCCTTCTACTGACTTCATGGCCTTCATTTCCTCTTTCCTTCTTGCTTTATAAGATAATTTAGGGTTGTTCTGGGAGGTGTTAAGAATTGTTTTACTGGCTGATGTCATGCATCTTTGGAAACACGTAGTTTTGTTACTTCTGACTTCAGCGAGCATAGAAATGTTATGATCGTCGTAGAAGCTCAGGTTGATTGCGAAATCTTCTTGTTTAAGTTGTTTCATTGGGGTTTCATCTTCTGgcaaattaaaatgtgattTAAACTCCTCATCCAAATCCTCAACCAGCACCAACTTCCTCAAGAGTTCCAGCAACTTAGTCTTGATCTGACTACCATTGTCCTTACTTTGttccaaattattaagCAGACCCGTTCTTGGCGAATCAACCGACCTTGATTTATCCATTTTACTTACTGCATACTGTTTTAGTGTGTTCAATATACCTAATGAACCCAATAACTCCTTCAATATCGAATTTcctattttatcaattagTGGCAtatctttaaatttaaagcCGTGTAACAACTCTTCTTGTGGTGTTGTTGAGTTAATACACCTTAGCCATCTATCTTTCAAATCCGTGCAGTGGTTTGGTATTAGGTATATCACTCTCGAGAGCTTCTGCAGGAGTGTTATGTGTACGAAATGGAGTTGTCTATACATCCATTGGTAAAACTCCTTTATCACAAATAACTTTTCACTATGGATGACAATATCTCCCTTTGAAAATGAGTCAATCAGTAGTAAAATTCTATATCTTGTGTCCATGACATGCAACTTAATGGCCGGTGAGTGTGCTGTGAACGAGTCTCTAGGTTTCAAAACTACGTCCAGGATGCCATACTCAAAGTCTGACACTGACGTCCTAAACCTATACGTCTCTATGGTCTTCCTCAGTTTAATTAGGACTTGCTCCAACAGGCCTAAATTTGCTAACAAATACTCTCTCAACTCTCCCGATTCTTTGTTCAAGCATGGGTGATTAATAAATGCAGACACGTACTGGTGCAGTAGTATTAACATTTCAAGGGAAAATATTGTCCATTGGTCTTCGTTCATATAATTATCGTATAGTGAATATGGTAACGTTCGTAGGACAGCTCTATCTGACAACTCAACGAATCCATCTTCCGACCTGGGACTTTTAACGGATTTAGGTGAATCTgactttttaatttttttcgAAAGTTTGTCATAATCGATAATCGGGTACGAATTGTAGTCTTCCACCAATTTTACTATGTCACTTATATCATCACTTAGCCAATCAAATTGTGACTCCAGCCTTCTTTCTCTGCATTTATTAAACAGGGACAACATATGTTCATCTAATCTACGTCGTGTTATTCTCAATATACGTTTAGGATCTCCTATTACTCCTGGATTTATATGTTTAAACTTTTCTTCCTTATTTTCTGTTTTGGGTGAATCAAATCCCTCATCAGTGGGTTTACTATCTTCATTTCTATACTGTTGTTGCCCAACTTCTTCAGCTGGTTCTTCTTCCTTATCACCTTGATTCTCTTCAACTTGTGATTCAAGTACTTCGGTTTTAGATTCTTTATGAGCTGCAACACTGTTTCGTTCCACGTGGTCGATAAAACTACCATACTCATCAGAATCGAGATAATTTGACTCTAATCTAAGCAGCTTCATATTCTGCCTAGGTTCAGGGTCCTTAGTTTCATCAGCATTAACCAATTTACCATTGTTTCTATCCGTATCCCCAACATTAACCCTGTTTGGTGAGTCGTTTAAGTGCGATGGTGATTTTGTGTGTATTGGAACTGTAACATTTAGGAGCGTTGTGGTGGTTAATTCCATGATGTCAGATTCATTCCCCTTTGAAATTTCTGTTGGTGTATATTTTGAATCACTGCGTTGATCAAACTCATTCCCTGTAAtcttatataaattatatgtatCTTTAGCGTTTTTTTGATCATTTTCTAGACGGTTTCCGCTGGAATAACTGGTATCATAAATATTGTTGGCGCTTGGGGAGCTATAACTCGTGTTATCTAAAGCTGTATCGAATTCTTCGTCAGATACATTTCCTGATTCATAACTTTCTACAACAGTGCTGGTCATTTGATCTTCTTTAGCACGTTCTGAACTCATGGGTGTGTTTTCTGCTGGTGCTTGAGTTTCAGAATCTATTGGACCTGGGGTCGGTGGAATCCATAATCCTTCGTATGGGTCATCCGTTGGAACGGACCTTGAGTGTACTGGCTCAGATTCAACTGTTTGTCCCGAGAGGCATGATTCAAACCTTTTAAAATCGTTGTTTGGTGAGAACTTCACCACTTCATTCCACATCACTTCCAACTGTGAGTACACTCCCTTTTTGTATTTAGCGTGTTTGTCCATCCAGTGCTGAAAACAGGTAGAGAATAGATCCAACCTCTTCCTCTCCAAAGTACAGAAATTAGAATGGTACTCGGATGGACTTTCCCCTATGTGGAATATATCTCAgctttattaattatttattaaatatttataaaaaataaaaataatacctGTAGTTgaattattagttttatcGTTAACTCTCGACAACTGTGACACAACATCCGCTTGCTTTTTGGAAACCTTACTGATTTGTGAGAGTACATCCACATCTGCGTTTTTGAAATCTACAATTTCCCTGAGCTCAGGTGCGTTTGTAAACAagttttgtatattatttcCAAGTGCAACCTTAGCTCTCACTGTCCTATTTTTCGCTTTTGAAATTAGCTTGGTATCAACCTGGTCGTCTGAGGCCAGGTACTGTGCGAGTTGTGACTCGTATGCTAAACAATCCTGGAGCTCCTTATGTGATTTGAGTACTACATCAACGTATTTACGTATATTACTATGGGAGTAATTAGGCGAGTTTTTAAACTCCTTAAGCTTTGGGATGAAGCCTGAAATATCTTGTCGAAACGCTCTGTTTTCATCCTTGCCAAACGTCTTCAGATATTCGTTTGAAAATGATGTTAGGGGCACCACTACTGACTTATCCAAGGAGGCTGAAAACTGGTTAGCTTCCTCATAAACGTGGTTCAAGAAGCTCAACATGCTCCGCATCACTGTCAATACTCCTAAAAGTAATTagatgattttaaaacgAACCAGTTTGTTCTGCAGTTGCCGATAGTATAAcgtttgataaattaggtGTATTTCCTCTAACCATCAGCAATGCTTCGGAAGCTTGTGGCGTTAAACTACCAGAAGAGGCTATATTATAACATGTTAGTAATTTTTGTTCTGTGTCCTTTATTGAAGCTGCGAATGTACTATAGGATTCGGACAGATCTTGGAAAACATCCCTCAAAACCACCAATGAATCCAATGAAACGTCTGTTTTAAGCCTAAGAAGCGGGTGTAATAGCTCCTTCTGGCTTTCTGATAAGTCATTTAACTCCattattacttatttatgatctattttacagaaatagagaaattatataaaaatctttaaaattgataaaaatttaacattatttttatatataaaataatatccATGGCGTAAGTGGAAAACATATtttgatattattaaaattgcATCATGCCACACTCATATATGGCTTTAAATACATTACATGATTTTTTCCAGGTTTAAACATATAATTtagaattaaattaaaattatttttttgtttataaatattactgACGTAGATTTTTAAAcctatattatattatttatgctacacatttattattcactCTCTTCCATCTTATCATTGTCTTTAacatttgataatattactaatttttacacgtttaataatttgtaactACATTCtgttaatttaattcttGAATCAATTCTATAAACCTTTAAATTGTGgtcatttattattttagtaccTAAATCAACCCCAAAATCTCTTATCGGCTTCtcttttaaattcttttcatttatattatatggAACTATTTCTAATTTATGTAAGATTTCAACATTTTCATCACTTTCCACTTTAGATTGAGACGTGTCAGGACAGTCGCTGATACCTTTATTGGAGCCGTTAGGATTAGGATTTGATTTGTATCCCCCGTTTTGAATACTCAGATGTGGTGTAAATTTGACAGATTGTATGACTTCTCTGAAAATGAAGCTTGTAATTCGAGTAACTTGCTTGATCTGAAACGAATTACGGTGATAAAG
Above is a window of Theileria parva strain Muguga chromosome 2, complete sequence, whole genome shotgun sequence DNA encoding:
- the Pole2 gene encoding DNA polymerase alpha/epsilon subunit B family protein; translated protein: MIPLENVFEVRGLTHPPLTRKDDVSHLNLFGGNHNPMELVTFNELPNILSIKNMSSNWLVITDLHLDNSDNIKQIERLFNSLMDNYSKQQLPAGFIFMGNFNSSEYNFDHYRNWTDTFELKSNTNSYESYSSGFEALFKVLTKPKFIMILASCYMVFVPGPKDATLCRQRVPRNPLLSFATNRFKERLESSRPECKGRVIMATNPCRIRHWGRRMIFFRHDILSHLLLDSIITTSNYSANSKDLSDMLVETIVGQSHLLPNKPGLSTVLSHDSSLLLHPLPDLICLGDSSSDSFVKTHGLSRKCTIVNCGTNIDGVKDVISYDSTSNTINVVTIY